The Kiritimatiellia bacterium genomic interval GGATCCTGCTGCTCACCTTCACCAACCGGGCTGCCCGCGAGATGCTCGACCGCGCACGGCGCCTTGTCGGCGAAGCGGTCGGCGGCGTCTGGGGCGGCACGTTCCACCACTTCGCCCACCGGCTGCTGCGGCGGCACGGCGCCCGCATCGGCCTTGATCCGGCCTTCGTGATCCTCGACGACGACGACGCGCAGTCGGTGCTGCGACGCGCGACCGCGGAAGCGCGACGGGCTCACCCCCACTTTCCGAAGGTCGAGGTGCTGCACGACGCGATCAGCCTGGCGCGGAACCGCGGAGAGGATCCGCTCGTCGCGGTGCCCGAACGGTTCGCGGAGCTGCCGGTGCCGCCAGAGGTCATCGTCGCGGCGGTCCGCGACTACGCGGCCGCGAAGCGGGCGGTCCGCGGCGTGGACTTCGACGACCTGCTCGAGTTCGCGCTCGTGCTGTTCCAGCAGGCGCCGGACGTGCTGGAGCGCTATCGGGAACAGTTTCAGCACGTGCTGGTGGACGAGTATCAGGACACCAATCCGATCCAGGCGCGGCTGGTGGACGAGGTCGCTGCGCGGCACCGGAACCTGCTGGTGGTCGGCGACGACTTCCAGAGCATCTACTCGTGGCGCGGCGCGGACTATCGTCATTTTCTCTCTTTTCCGCAGCGCTATCCGGACGCCTTTGTGGTGCGGCTTGAAACCAACTACCGCAGCGTGCCCGGGATTCTCGCGGTCGCGAACGCCTGCATCGCGGGCAACCCGGACCAGTTCCAGAAGACGCTGCGGCCGGTGCGCGGCGAGGACCTCGCGCCGTACCGCGCCGACCTGCGCGACGGCGCGCAGCAGGCGCGCTTCGTGCGCGAGACCGCGGAAGAGCTGCACGCGGCCGGCTATGCCTGGCGCGACATCGCGGTGCTCTATCGCTCCCACTACCACGCGCTCGAACTGCAGTTGGAGCTGCAGCGGGCGCGGGTCCCCTTCCGGATCGTCTCCGGCGTGCGATTCTTCGAGCAGGCGCACATCAAGGACGTGCTCGCGCCGCTGCGGCTGGCGGTGGACCCGACCGACGCGCTCGCGTTCGTGCGCCTGCTGCCGCTGCTGCCGCGCGTCGGCGAGGCGACCGCGCGCGCGTTGTGGCGCCGGCTCGGCGGACGGTGGTCGCCGATGGTCGAGGAAGACCGCCGGCGGCTCGCCGCCGCACTGCCGGAGGCGGCTGCGGCCGACTGGGCCGCGTGGGCGGAGGCGTTCGCGGGCGCCGACCCCGCGCAACCGGCGGAGCTGATCCACCGCTTCACCGAGGCGTTCTACGCGCGCCACCTTCGCGAGACCTTCGAAGACCCCGAGCGCCGTCGCGAGGACATCGAGGAGCTGGAACGTTTCATCGCGCGCTTCCGCAGCGCCGCGGAGTTTCTGGAGGAGGTCGCGCTGCTGACGAACGTGGACACCGCCGCGCCGGCGGACGAGCCGGACGCGGAGGACCGCCTGCTGTTGACCACCGTGCACCAGGCAAAGGGCCTCGAGTGGCCGGTGGTGTTTGTGGTGTGGCTCGCGGAGGGCATGTTTCCCTCCGGGCGCGCGGTCGCGGACGACGGCCGCGAGGGCCTCGCGGAGGAGCGCCGGCTGTTCTACGTGGCGGTCACGCGCGCGCGCGACCACCTGTTTCTCTGCGTGCCCCGCATGCGGCTGGCGCGGGACCAGTCGCCGCAGTTCTACTCCCCGTCGCGCTTTTTGCAGGAATTGCCGCCCGGCCTGCTGCAGCGTGTCTCGCTGCGCGCGTTCTGAACTGCTGGGGCACTTGCGCGGCGGGCGCGCGGGCGTACACTGCGGCGCGGCCGGTGCGATGGCGCCGGCGAGGGCCCCGCACGATGCCGGACGTGGACACACCCTGTTACCTCATCGACGAACGCCGGCTGGCCCGCAATCTCGCGATCGTGCGCCGCGTGCGCGAGCGCGCGGGCGTGAAGGCGGTGCTGGCGCTGAAGTGTTTCTCCACCTGGGGCGTATTCGGCCTGATGCGCGACTCGCTCGACGGCACCACCAGCAGCAGCGTCTACGAGGCGCGGCTGGGCCGCGAGACGTTCGGCAAGGAAGTGCACGCGTACTGCGTCGGTTTTCGGCGCGACGAAATCCGCGAGGCGGCCCGCTATGCGGACAAGGTGATCTTCAACTCGCTCTCGCAGCTGGAGGCGCTCGCCGACGCGTGCGACGGCCGACCGCTCGGCGTGCGCGTGAACCCGGGATTCAGCTATTCGCACTACGACTTGGCGGACCCGGCGCGCCGCTATTCGCGGCTCGGCGTCGTGGACCGCGCCGCGCTGCTGCGGGCGGCGGACCGGCTCGACGGCCTGATGTTCCACATCAACTGTGAAAACGCCGACCTCGCCGCGCTGGCGCAACAGCTGCGGCGGCTCGGCCGCGAGTTCGGCCCACTGCTGCGTCGGGTGCGATGGGTGAGCCTCGGCGGCGGCATTGCGTTCACCAGCCCCGGCTATCCGCTGGCGGACTTGATCCGGCTGCTGGCGGACTTCCGCCGCGAGTTCGACCTCGAGCTCTACCTCGAGCCCGGCGACGCGGTGGTCAGCCGCACCGCGGAGCTGGTGGTGACGGTGGTCGACGTGGTCCGCAACCGCGCGGACATCGCGATCGTGGACGCATCGATCGAAGCGCACATGCTCGACCACCTCGTCTACCGCACGTCGCCGCGCATCGCTTGGCCTCCGCCGGGCCGCTACGAGGTGTTCATCGCAGGGCGTTCCTGCCTGGCCGGCGACGTGTTTGGCCGCTACCGCCTCGCTCGCCGGCTGCGCGTCGGCGACCGGGTACGCATCGCGGACGCAGCGGGTTACACGATGGTGAAGAAGAACTGGTTCAACGGGCTGCCCATGCCGGCGATTCGGCTGCGCCGCGCGGATGGCCACATCGAGACGCTCGCACAGTTTGGCTACGAGGACTACCGCGACTCGCTCACGCAGCGTTGCGCCACCGCCCGCGATTCGCAATAGTAGGCGCGACCGCAGCGGCCGCGGCGCGCCGCGGCGGCGGAGTGGAGACCACCCGATGAAGACGAACGTGATGATCATCGGCGCCGGCGGCGTCGCGCACGTCGCCGCGCACAAGGCGGCGATGAACAACGACGTGCTCGGCGACATCTGCATCGCTTCCCGCACGGTCGCAAAGTGCGAGGAGATCATCGAGAGCGTGCGCCGGAAACAGCACCTGAAGGATCCCTCGCGGCGGCTCTACGCGCGCGAGCTAAACGCGCTCGACGTGCCCGCCACCGCACAGCTGATCCGCGAGACCCAGACGCAGATCGTGATCAACCTCGCGAACGCGTTCGTCAACATGTCCGTGCTCGAGGCCTGCCTCCAAACCGGCGCCGCCTACATCGACACCGCGATCCACGAGGAGCCGGACAAGGTCTGCGAAAACCCGCCGTGGTACGCGAACTACGAGTGGAAACGCCGCGACCGTTGCCGCGAGCGCGGCGTCACCGCGATCCTCGGCGCCGGCTTCGATCCAGGCGTCGTGAACGCGTACGCGGCCTACGCGAAGAAACACTACTTTGACCGGCTCGACACCATTGACATCGTGGACGTGAACGCGGGCAGCCACGGCCGCTACTTCGCCACCAACTTCGACCCGGAGATCAACTTCCGCGAGTTCATCAAGGTGTGGACCTGGATCGACCGCCAGTGGCGGGAGTATCCGACCCACACCGTGAAGCGCGTGCACGAGTTCCCGGTGGTGGGCTCGCAGCCGGTGTACCTGAACGGACACGACGAGCTCCATTCGCTGTCGCAGACGATGGACGCGAACAGCGTCCGGTTCTGGATGGGGTTCAGCAATCACTACATCAACGTGTTCACCGTGCTGCGCACGCTCGGGTTGCTCTCGCATCTGCCTGTGCGGTTGTCCACCGGCCAGGAGGTCGTCCCGCTGAAGGTGGTGAAGGCGCTGTTACCAGACCCGAAGACGCTCGCGCCCAACTACGTCGGTAAGACCTGGATCGGCGACTTCGTTAAGGGCTGGAAGAACGGCCGACGGCGCGAAGTGCTGCTGTACCAGGTCTCCGATCACAAAAAGTGCTACGAGGAGGTCGAATCGCAGGCGATCAGCTACACCGCCGGCGTACCGCCGGTCGCCGCGGCGATGTTGATCGCGCAGGGCCCGTGGGACTGCCGCACGATGGTGAACGTCGAAGAGCTAGATCCGGACCCATTCCTCGAGCTGCTCGCCCGGCTCGGCCTTCCGACGGAGATCGAGGAGCTGCGGCCCGGCAGCCCGCGCTCGTTCGACGGCACCGTTGGCCCCCTCGAGGAGGAGATCGCCCGCTCAACGGTCACGATCACCATTTCCGCCGCAAATCCGATGATTTCGGTACCGCGGCCACCGTCCGAGCCCCCCGCGGCCACACCGGCGCCGGGCGCCCCTTCGAAACCGAAGGCTCGGCGGCGGCGCGTTGCGTCCTCGAAGGCCTCCCCCACCGCACGCCGCCGCGCGCGCGCGCGGCGGTCCCGGCGGTAGCTCCGAGGCCGCGGACGCCGCCCCCGTGCGGGTGACGCGCGTGAAATACGCGATCGTCTCCGACCTCCACGCGAACCTGCCCGCCTGGCGGGCGGTGCTGCGCGACATCGTGCTGCAGCAGGCCGATCGCATCCTCTGCCTCGGCGACGTGGTCGGTTACGGACCGCAGCCGGTGGAGGTGCTCGAGTCGCTGTATGCGGAGGCGTGGCGCGTCGCGCTCGGCAACCACGACGCGGTGCTCACCGGCCGGCTGCCGGCGGATGGGTTCCACGAGCTCGCACGCGACATTCTCGAACGCAGCCGGCGGTGCGTCGGGCCTGACGCGCTACGCTGGATGGCCACCTGGCCGCTGCAGCTGGTCGGCCGGGGGTTCCGCTGCGCCCACGCCAGCTCTGCCGCGCCCGGCCGGTTCGACTACGTCGAAGATCCGGCCGATGCGCTCGCCGCCCTGTCCGCAGTGCCGGAGCCGTTGGTCTTCATCGGCCATACCCACCGCCCCGCACTGTTTGTCTTGGGCAACAGCGGTACGCCACACCGGCTCGAGCCGCAAGACTTCGAGCTGGAACCCGGTAAACGATACCTGGTCAACGTCGGCTCGGTCGGCTGTCCGCGGGACGGCGATCCCCGGGCATCGTACGTACTCTTTGACGCCGCCCACGGTGCGGTCTGGTTCCGACGTGTTGCGTTTGATCTCGACGCTTGCCGCATTGCGATCGCCGCGACCGGCTGGCCCGAGGCTGCTGCCGCCTTTCTCCGAGCCGATCCGTTGCTCGCGCACCGGCCGATCCGCGAAGTCGTCTCGTTCCGGCCACCCCAGCGCGAGGAGGACGGCGCGCGGGGCGCGCCCGCCGCCGATGACATCGAGCGGCTGCGCGGCCGTGCGCGCCGGTGGCGCCACACCGCGCTCGTGCTGGCAGGCGCGCTGGTGGCGCTTGTCGCCGCCACGCTCGGCGCGCTGTGGTGGGTGGCGGGCCGCAGCGCGGTGATCCCCGCGCTCGAGCCCTCCGTCGCTGCGCTCGTCGAGGGCAACCTACTCGCCGCGCCGCGCCCCGGTCCCCCGCCCTTCGAGGGCTGGAGCGTCCGCTACGGCAACCGCCGCACGCAGAGTGTCACCGCGCTGCGCGCGGCGGCCGACGCCCCGGGACCTGCCTTCCGGCTCGAATCCGATGATCCCGCGCGGGCAGTCGAACTGGTCAGTCGCCCGCTCGACGTAACGCCCGGCCGGCGGCTGCAAATGGAGATGCTGGTGGACGAGGTGCCGCCGGGCGGCGAGATCTCGATCGCCGCCGCGCTGCGCCGGATACGGAACGACCGAGAGGAAATCATCCCCGCGTTCGTGACACGGACGCCCTCACTCCGCCGTCGCGAGGGCTGGCTGGCGCAGGTCACCGCGGAGATTCCGGCCGGCGGCCGCGAGATCGAGGTCCGCATCTACGGCCGCTTCCGTGGCGCGGTGAACGTGCGCAGCGTTCGCGCAGTCTGGAAGGGCAACGAGGAACCGCCGGGGGGCGCCGTGCGATGAGAGTGATCCGGCTTCCGCTGGGGCCGTTTGAAACGAACGCGTACCTCGTCGCCGCACCGGGCTCGAAGCAAGCAGTGATTGTCGATCCGGCCGCGGAACCCGAGACGATCGAGCAGGCGCTGCGCGGCGAGGGATGGACACTTGAGGCGGTGCTGCTCACGCACGGACACGCGGACCACGTCAGCGCGGCCGGTGAGCTCGCGCGGCGTCACGGCGTGGCGGTCTATCTGCACCCCGCCGACGCGGTCTGGGCGTTCACGGAGATCAACCAGCTTCCGCCCTGGTATTCGCCGCCCCTTCCGCCGCCCGAGCCAGTCCGCGAGCTGACCGACGGCGCGCGCCTCTCGCTGGCGGGGCTGGAGTGGCGCGTGTTGCACACGCCCGGCCACACGCCCGGCGGAGTCTGCTTCCAGGTTCCCTGCGAGCAAACGGTGTTTTGCGGTGACCTCGTGTTCCAGGGCAGCGTCGGTCGCACCGACCTGCCCGGCGGCGATCCCGAGCAGCTGCGCGCCTCGATCCGCCGGCTCTGCGAACTGCCGGCATCAACGCGCCTGTGGCCGGGGCACGGGCCGCCGACGACGCTGGCGGCGGAACTGCGGTTCAATCCGTTCTTTTAGGCGTGCGGCGCGAAGGG includes:
- a CDS encoding MBL fold metallo-hydrolase, with the protein product MRVIRLPLGPFETNAYLVAAPGSKQAVIVDPAAEPETIEQALRGEGWTLEAVLLTHGHADHVSAAGELARRHGVAVYLHPADAVWAFTEINQLPPWYSPPLPPPEPVRELTDGARLSLAGLEWRVLHTPGHTPGGVCFQVPCEQTVFCGDLVFQGSVGRTDLPGGDPEQLRASIRRLCELPASTRLWPGHGPPTTLAAELRFNPFF
- a CDS encoding ATP-dependent helicase, translating into MPVDFDRDLNPEQRAAALAPDGPVLVIAAAGTGKTRTLTYRVAHLVERGVPPERILLLTFTNRAAREMLDRARRLVGEAVGGVWGGTFHHFAHRLLRRHGARIGLDPAFVILDDDDAQSVLRRATAEARRAHPHFPKVEVLHDAISLARNRGEDPLVAVPERFAELPVPPEVIVAAVRDYAAAKRAVRGVDFDDLLEFALVLFQQAPDVLERYREQFQHVLVDEYQDTNPIQARLVDEVAARHRNLLVVGDDFQSIYSWRGADYRHFLSFPQRYPDAFVVRLETNYRSVPGILAVANACIAGNPDQFQKTLRPVRGEDLAPYRADLRDGAQQARFVRETAEELHAAGYAWRDIAVLYRSHYHALELQLELQRARVPFRIVSGVRFFEQAHIKDVLAPLRLAVDPTDALAFVRLLPLLPRVGEATARALWRRLGGRWSPMVEEDRRRLAAALPEAAAADWAAWAEAFAGADPAQPAELIHRFTEAFYARHLRETFEDPERRREDIEELERFIARFRSAAEFLEEVALLTNVDTAAPADEPDAEDRLLLTTVHQAKGLEWPVVFVVWLAEGMFPSGRAVADDGREGLAEERRLFYVAVTRARDHLFLCVPRMRLARDQSPQFYSPSRFLQELPPGLLQRVSLRAF
- a CDS encoding carboxynorspermidine decarboxylase, which encodes MPDVDTPCYLIDERRLARNLAIVRRVRERAGVKAVLALKCFSTWGVFGLMRDSLDGTTSSSVYEARLGRETFGKEVHAYCVGFRRDEIREAARYADKVIFNSLSQLEALADACDGRPLGVRVNPGFSYSHYDLADPARRYSRLGVVDRAALLRAADRLDGLMFHINCENADLAALAQQLRRLGREFGPLLRRVRWVSLGGGIAFTSPGYPLADLIRLLADFRREFDLELYLEPGDAVVSRTAELVVTVVDVVRNRADIAIVDASIEAHMLDHLVYRTSPRIAWPPPGRYEVFIAGRSCLAGDVFGRYRLARRLRVGDRVRIADAAGYTMVKKNWFNGLPMPAIRLRRADGHIETLAQFGYEDYRDSLTQRCATARDSQ
- a CDS encoding metallophosphatase family protein, whose product is MRVTRVKYAIVSDLHANLPAWRAVLRDIVLQQADRILCLGDVVGYGPQPVEVLESLYAEAWRVALGNHDAVLTGRLPADGFHELARDILERSRRCVGPDALRWMATWPLQLVGRGFRCAHASSAAPGRFDYVEDPADALAALSAVPEPLVFIGHTHRPALFVLGNSGTPHRLEPQDFELEPGKRYLVNVGSVGCPRDGDPRASYVLFDAAHGAVWFRRVAFDLDACRIAIAATGWPEAAAAFLRADPLLAHRPIREVVSFRPPQREEDGARGAPAADDIERLRGRARRWRHTALVLAGALVALVAATLGALWWVAGRSAVIPALEPSVAALVEGNLLAAPRPGPPPFEGWSVRYGNRRTQSVTALRAAADAPGPAFRLESDDPARAVELVSRPLDVTPGRRLQMEMLVDEVPPGGEISIAAALRRIRNDREEIIPAFVTRTPSLRRREGWLAQVTAEIPAGGREIEVRIYGRFRGAVNVRSVRAVWKGNEEPPGGAVR
- a CDS encoding saccharopine dehydrogenase family protein; translation: MKTNVMIIGAGGVAHVAAHKAAMNNDVLGDICIASRTVAKCEEIIESVRRKQHLKDPSRRLYARELNALDVPATAQLIRETQTQIVINLANAFVNMSVLEACLQTGAAYIDTAIHEEPDKVCENPPWYANYEWKRRDRCRERGVTAILGAGFDPGVVNAYAAYAKKHYFDRLDTIDIVDVNAGSHGRYFATNFDPEINFREFIKVWTWIDRQWREYPTHTVKRVHEFPVVGSQPVYLNGHDELHSLSQTMDANSVRFWMGFSNHYINVFTVLRTLGLLSHLPVRLSTGQEVVPLKVVKALLPDPKTLAPNYVGKTWIGDFVKGWKNGRRREVLLYQVSDHKKCYEEVESQAISYTAGVPPVAAAMLIAQGPWDCRTMVNVEELDPDPFLELLARLGLPTEIEELRPGSPRSFDGTVGPLEEEIARSTVTITISAANPMISVPRPPSEPPAATPAPGAPSKPKARRRRVASSKASPTARRRARARRSRR